One window from the genome of Diospyros lotus cultivar Yz01 chromosome 11, ASM1463336v1, whole genome shotgun sequence encodes:
- the LOC127813426 gene encoding uncharacterized protein LOC127813426: protein MEEDNATVSEAQRYAVVTGGNKGIGLEICRRLASEGVVVVLTARDDKKGAGADEDLKVSGLSNVVLHQLDVKDAASIASLARFLQTEFGKLDILVNNAGESGVITDDEAFRTFTLAGGTVTDENAELLKFMVQTYDKAADCVKTNYYGTKGVTEALLPLLQLSGSPRIVNVSSCFGLLRFIKNERARSELEDVERLSEDAIDKILQMFLRDFKEDKLKANGWPITSSAYRVSKAAINAYTRILARRFPRFRVNCVHPGYVKTDLSYNTGNLTPEEGARAPVVLALLPDDGPSGLYFDEMHASSFQPREEAKVIICQHLCSATLTAIACFPLRSALVLSPRMEGENANVSEAQRYAVVTGGNKGIGLEICRRLASEGIVVVLTARDEKKGAGAVEDLKVSGLSNVVLHQLDVKDAPSIASLARFLQTEFGKLDILVNNAGESGAIIDDEAFRAFTLAGVTVNDENAELLKFMVQTYDKAANCVKTNYYGTKGVTEALLPLLQLSVSPRIVNVSSSVGLLRFIKNERARSELEDVERLSEDAIDKILQMFLRDFKEDKLKANGWPTISSAYRVSKAAINAYTRILARRFPRFRVNCVHPGSVKTDLSHDTGNLTPEEGARAPVVLALLPDDGPSGLYFEEMHASSFQ, encoded by the exons ATGGAAGAAGACAACGCTACCGTTTCTGAGGCTCAAAG GTATGCAGTAGTTACAGGGGGCAACAAGGGGATTGGACTGGAGATATGCCGGCGTCTAGCGTCGGAAGGGGTCGTTGTCGTGTTGACGGCAAGAGACGATAAGAAGGGTGCCGGAGCTGATGAAGATCTTAAGGTTTCTGGGCTGTCAAATGTGGTTCTTCATCAGCTTGATGTCAAGGATGCAGCCAGCATTGCTTCCCTTGCCAGGTTTCTGCAAACTGAGTTCGGAAAACTTGATATCCTG gTCAATAATGCAGGGGAAAGTGGAGTCATAACAGATGATGAAGCTTTCAGAACCTTCACTCTTGCAGGTGGCACT GTGACCGATGAGAATGCAGAATTACTGAAATTCATGGTGCAGACTTATGATAAGGCAGCGGATTGTGTTAAGACTAATTACTATGGCACAAAAGGAGTGACTGAGGCTCTACTTCCTCTCCTCCAACTCTCGGGGTCGCCAAGAATAGTCAATGTCTCCTCATGTTTCGGACTGTTGAGG TTTATCAAGAACGAGAGGGCTCGATCAGAGCTGGAAGATGttgagagacttagtgaagatGCAATAGACAAGATTTTGCAGATGTTTCTAAGGGATTTTAAGGAAGACAAGCTAAAGGCAAATGGTTGGCCTATCACATCATCCGCCTACAGAGTGTCTAAAGCTGCCATAAATGCATATACAAGGATCCTAGCGAGGAGATTCCCTCGTTTTCGGGTTAACTGTGTTCATCCTGGATATGTCAAGACAGATTTGTCATATAACACGGGAAACTTGACACCAGAAGAAGGTGCCAGAGCTCCAGTGGTGCTGGCGTTGTTGCCTGATGATGGACCTTCTGGCCTCTACTTCGACGAGATGCATGCATCATCCTTCCA ACCACGAGAGGAAGCCAAAGTCATCATCTGCCAACACCTCTGCTCTGCCACTCTCACAGCCATTGCCTGCTTTCCGCTCCGCAGCGCTCTTGTGCTTTCACCGCGCATGGAAGGAGAAAACGCCAACGTTTCCGAGGCTCAAAG GTATGCAGTAGTTACAGGGGGCAACAAGGGGATTGGACTGGAGATATGCCGGCGTCTTGCTTCCGAAGGGATCGTTGTCGTGTTGACGGCAAGAGACGAGAAGAAGGGTGCCGGAGCTGTTGAAGATCTTAAGGTTTCTGGGCTGTCAAATGTGGTTCTTCATCAGCTTGATGTCAAGGATGCACCCAGCATTGCTTCCCTCGCAAGGTTTCTGCAAACTGAGTTCGGAAAACTTGATATCCTG GTCAATAATGCAGGGGAAAGTGGAGCTATAATAGATGATGAAGCTTTCAGAGCCTTCACTCTTGCAGGTGTCACT GTGAACGATGAGAATGCAGAATTACTGAAATTCATGGTGCAGACTTATGATAAGGCAGCGAATTGTGTTAAAACTAATTACTATGGCACAAAAGGAGTGACTGAAGCTCTACTTCCTCTCCTCCAACTCTCGGTGTCGCCAAGAATAGTCAATGTCTCCTCAAGTGTCGGACTGTTGAGG TTTATCAAGAATGAGAGGGCTCGATCAGAGCTGGAAGATGttgagagacttagtgaagatGCGATAGATAAGATTTTGCAGATGTTTTTAAGGGATTTTAAGGAAGACAAGCTAAAGGCAAATGGTTGGCCTACCATATCATCCGCCTACAGAGTGTCTAAAGCTGCCATAAATGCATATACAAGGATCCTAGCGAGGAGATTCCCTCGTTTTCGGGTTAACTGTGTTCATCCTGGATCTGTCAAGACAGATTTGTCACATGACACAGGAAACTTGACACCAGAAGAAGGTGCCAGAGCTCCAGTGGTGCTGGCGTTGTTGCCTGATGATGGACCTTCTGGCCTCTACTTCGAGGAGATGCATGCATCATCCTTCCAGTGA